Proteins encoded together in one Telopea speciosissima isolate NSW1024214 ecotype Mountain lineage chromosome 4, Tspe_v1, whole genome shotgun sequence window:
- the LOC122660530 gene encoding G-box-binding factor 1-like isoform X11, translating to MGSGDENTPAKPSKPTASTQETPTTPLYPDWSTPLQAYYGPGATPHPFFTSPVSSSPTPHPYLWGSQGAPPPAAEMEGKSLDGKDRTSTKKSNGSSGNTGGKPGERGMAASGSGNDDPSPSSAESGSEGTSAASDQDTNQQELTGNKKRSFGQMLADGANAQNANMAQYSGVPVESSFSTREQPAANVAVSVPGKPGKSVVIRPATNLNIGMDLWNTSSGGVPLKTRPNASGVSPVVAPAPVVGREGFVAEHLWIQDERELKRQRRKQSNRESARRSRLRKQAECEELQSKVEALSNENRALKDELQRLAEECTKLTSENSSIMEELTRLYGPDAVANLETNNTKTVINSAKGDGGGNVQDTSRGGGSVPGQKEGNFFNSNGKLDLVSN from the exons ATGGGCTCAGGGGATGAAAATACACCTGCTAAGCCCTCAAAACCAACTGCTTCAACTCAG GAGACACCTACAACACCTTTGTATCCTGATTGGTCAACTCCTTTGCAG GCATACTATGGTCCTGGTGCTACTCCACACCCCTTTTTCACCTCacctgtttcttcttctccaactcccCATCCTTATCTTTGGGGAAGTCAG GGTGCACCACCACCAGCTGCAGAGATGGAAGGAAAGTCCCTTGATGGAAAAGACCGGACTTCAACAAAGAAGTCGAACGGAAGTTCAGGAAATACTGGTGGCAAGCCTGGAGAAAGGGGGATGGCTGCTTCTGGTTCTGGAAACGACGATCCTTCACCAAG TAGTGCTGAAAGTGGAAGTGAGGGTACATCAGCTGCAAGTGATCAGGATACTAACCAGCAA GAGCTTACTGGGAATAAGAAGAGGAGCTTTGGCCAGATGCTTGCAGATG GTGCAAATGCACAGAACGCCAATATGGCTCAATACAGTGGTGTACCTGTTGAATCATCTTTCAGTACAAGGGAGCAACCTGCTGCAAATGTTGCAGTTTCAGTGCCAGGAAAGCCAGGAAAGTCTGTGGTAATTAGGCCTGCAACTAATTTGAACATAGGAATGGACCTTTGGAATACATCCTCTGGAGGTGTGCCCTTGAAGACAAGACCAAATGCATCCGGTGTCTCACCAGTAGTGGCTCCAGCACCAGTGGTTGGACGGGAGGGGTTTGTAGCTGAACACCTCTGGATTCAA GATGAACGTGAATTGAAAAGGCAGAGGAGGAAGCAGTCTAATCGGGAGTCAGCGAGAAGGTCAAGATTACGCAAACAG gctgAATGTGAAGAGCTACAATCGAAGGTGGAGGCACTATCAAATGAAAATCGTGCACTCAAAGATGAGCTGCAAAGGCTTGCTGAGGAATGCACAAAGCTAACATCTGAAAATAGTTCCATAATG GAAGAGCTGACTCGTTTGTATGGACCAGATGCAGTAGCTAATCTAGAAACTAATAATACAAAGACAGTTATTAATTCTGCAAAAGGTGACGGAGGCGGCAATGTACAAGATACTTCAAGGGGAGGTGGCTCAGTTCCTGGTCAGAAGGAAGGGAATTTCTTTAACTCTAATGGGAAGCTTGATTTAGTTTCTAATTAA
- the LOC122660530 gene encoding G-box-binding factor 1-like isoform X8, translated as MGSGDENTPAKPSKPTASTQETPTTPLYPDWSTPLQAYYGPGATPHPFFTSPVSSSPTPHPYLWGSQHLIPPYGTPLPYPALYPHGGLCAHPNMAMGAPPPAAEMEGKSLDGKDRTSTKKSNGSSGNTGGKPGERGMAASGSGNDDPSPSSAESGSEGTSAASDQDTNQQELTGNKKRSFGQMLADGANAQNANMAQYSGVPVESSFSTREQPAANVAVSVPGKPGKSVVIRPATNLNIGMDLWNTSSGGVPLKTRPNASGVSPVVAPAPVVGREGFVAEHLWIQDERELKRQRRKQSNRESARRSRLRKQAECEELQSKVEALSNENRALKDELQRLAEECTKLTSENSSIMEELTRLYGPDAVANLETNNTKTVINSAKGDGGGNVQDTSRGGGSVPGQKEGNFFNSNGKLDLVSN; from the exons ATGGGCTCAGGGGATGAAAATACACCTGCTAAGCCCTCAAAACCAACTGCTTCAACTCAG GAGACACCTACAACACCTTTGTATCCTGATTGGTCAACTCCTTTGCAG GCATACTATGGTCCTGGTGCTACTCCACACCCCTTTTTCACCTCacctgtttcttcttctccaactcccCATCCTTATCTTTGGGGAAGTCAG CATTTAATTCCACCATATGGAACCCCACTTCCATATCCTGCTCTATATCCTCATGGAGGACTTTGTGCTCATCCTAACATGGCTATG GGTGCACCACCACCAGCTGCAGAGATGGAAGGAAAGTCCCTTGATGGAAAAGACCGGACTTCAACAAAGAAGTCGAACGGAAGTTCAGGAAATACTGGTGGCAAGCCTGGAGAAAGGGGGATGGCTGCTTCTGGTTCTGGAAACGACGATCCTTCACCAAG TAGTGCTGAAAGTGGAAGTGAGGGTACATCAGCTGCAAGTGATCAGGATACTAACCAGCAA GAGCTTACTGGGAATAAGAAGAGGAGCTTTGGCCAGATGCTTGCAGATG GTGCAAATGCACAGAACGCCAATATGGCTCAATACAGTGGTGTACCTGTTGAATCATCTTTCAGTACAAGGGAGCAACCTGCTGCAAATGTTGCAGTTTCAGTGCCAGGAAAGCCAGGAAAGTCTGTGGTAATTAGGCCTGCAACTAATTTGAACATAGGAATGGACCTTTGGAATACATCCTCTGGAGGTGTGCCCTTGAAGACAAGACCAAATGCATCCGGTGTCTCACCAGTAGTGGCTCCAGCACCAGTGGTTGGACGGGAGGGGTTTGTAGCTGAACACCTCTGGATTCAA GATGAACGTGAATTGAAAAGGCAGAGGAGGAAGCAGTCTAATCGGGAGTCAGCGAGAAGGTCAAGATTACGCAAACAG gctgAATGTGAAGAGCTACAATCGAAGGTGGAGGCACTATCAAATGAAAATCGTGCACTCAAAGATGAGCTGCAAAGGCTTGCTGAGGAATGCACAAAGCTAACATCTGAAAATAGTTCCATAATG GAAGAGCTGACTCGTTTGTATGGACCAGATGCAGTAGCTAATCTAGAAACTAATAATACAAAGACAGTTATTAATTCTGCAAAAGGTGACGGAGGCGGCAATGTACAAGATACTTCAAGGGGAGGTGGCTCAGTTCCTGGTCAGAAGGAAGGGAATTTCTTTAACTCTAATGGGAAGCTTGATTTAGTTTCTAATTAA
- the LOC122660530 gene encoding G-box-binding factor 1-like isoform X7, translating to MGSGDENTPAKPSKPTASTQETPTTPLYPDWSTPLQAYYGPGATPHPFFTSPVSSSPTPHPYLWGSQHLIPPYGTPLPYPALYPHGGLCAHPNMAMSQGAPPPAAEMEGKSLDGKDRTSTKKSNGSSGNTGGKPGERGMAASGSGNDDPSPSAESGSEGTSAASDQDTNQQELTGNKKRSFGQMLADGANAQNANMAQYSGVPVESSFSTREQPAANVAVSVPGKPGKSVVIRPATNLNIGMDLWNTSSGGVPLKTRPNASGVSPVVAPAPVVGREGFVAEHLWIQDERELKRQRRKQSNRESARRSRLRKQAECEELQSKVEALSNENRALKDELQRLAEECTKLTSENSSIMEELTRLYGPDAVANLETNNTKTVINSAKGDGGGNVQDTSRGGGSVPGQKEGNFFNSNGKLDLVSN from the exons ATGGGCTCAGGGGATGAAAATACACCTGCTAAGCCCTCAAAACCAACTGCTTCAACTCAG GAGACACCTACAACACCTTTGTATCCTGATTGGTCAACTCCTTTGCAG GCATACTATGGTCCTGGTGCTACTCCACACCCCTTTTTCACCTCacctgtttcttcttctccaactcccCATCCTTATCTTTGGGGAAGTCAG CATTTAATTCCACCATATGGAACCCCACTTCCATATCCTGCTCTATATCCTCATGGAGGACTTTGTGCTCATCCTAACATGGCTATG TCTCAGGGTGCACCACCACCAGCTGCAGAGATGGAAGGAAAGTCCCTTGATGGAAAAGACCGGACTTCAACAAAGAAGTCGAACGGAAGTTCAGGAAATACTGGTGGCAAGCCTGGAGAAAGGGGGATGGCTGCTTCTGGTTCTGGAAACGACGATCCTTCACCAAG TGCTGAAAGTGGAAGTGAGGGTACATCAGCTGCAAGTGATCAGGATACTAACCAGCAA GAGCTTACTGGGAATAAGAAGAGGAGCTTTGGCCAGATGCTTGCAGATG GTGCAAATGCACAGAACGCCAATATGGCTCAATACAGTGGTGTACCTGTTGAATCATCTTTCAGTACAAGGGAGCAACCTGCTGCAAATGTTGCAGTTTCAGTGCCAGGAAAGCCAGGAAAGTCTGTGGTAATTAGGCCTGCAACTAATTTGAACATAGGAATGGACCTTTGGAATACATCCTCTGGAGGTGTGCCCTTGAAGACAAGACCAAATGCATCCGGTGTCTCACCAGTAGTGGCTCCAGCACCAGTGGTTGGACGGGAGGGGTTTGTAGCTGAACACCTCTGGATTCAA GATGAACGTGAATTGAAAAGGCAGAGGAGGAAGCAGTCTAATCGGGAGTCAGCGAGAAGGTCAAGATTACGCAAACAG gctgAATGTGAAGAGCTACAATCGAAGGTGGAGGCACTATCAAATGAAAATCGTGCACTCAAAGATGAGCTGCAAAGGCTTGCTGAGGAATGCACAAAGCTAACATCTGAAAATAGTTCCATAATG GAAGAGCTGACTCGTTTGTATGGACCAGATGCAGTAGCTAATCTAGAAACTAATAATACAAAGACAGTTATTAATTCTGCAAAAGGTGACGGAGGCGGCAATGTACAAGATACTTCAAGGGGAGGTGGCTCAGTTCCTGGTCAGAAGGAAGGGAATTTCTTTAACTCTAATGGGAAGCTTGATTTAGTTTCTAATTAA
- the LOC122660530 gene encoding G-box-binding factor 1-like isoform X4, with translation MGSGDENTPAKPSKPTASTQETPTTPLYPDWSTPLQAYYGPGATPHPFFTSPVSSSPTPHPYLWGSQHLIPPYGTPLPYPALYPHGGLCAHPNMAMQSQGAPPPAAEMEGKSLDGKDRTSTKKSNGSSGNTGGKPGERGMAASGSGNDDPSPSSAESGSEGTSAASDQDTNQQELTGNKKRSFGQMLADGANAQNANMAQYSGVPVESSFSTREQPAANVAVSVPGKPGKSVVIRPATNLNIGMDLWNTSSGGVPLKTRPNASGVSPVVAPAPVVGREGFVAEHLWIQDERELKRQRRKQSNRESARRSRLRKQAECEELQSKVEALSNENRALKDELQRLAEECTKLTSENSSIMEELTRLYGPDAVANLETNNTKTVINSAKGDGGGNVQDTSRGGGSVPGQKEGNFFNSNGKLDLVSN, from the exons ATGGGCTCAGGGGATGAAAATACACCTGCTAAGCCCTCAAAACCAACTGCTTCAACTCAG GAGACACCTACAACACCTTTGTATCCTGATTGGTCAACTCCTTTGCAG GCATACTATGGTCCTGGTGCTACTCCACACCCCTTTTTCACCTCacctgtttcttcttctccaactcccCATCCTTATCTTTGGGGAAGTCAG CATTTAATTCCACCATATGGAACCCCACTTCCATATCCTGCTCTATATCCTCATGGAGGACTTTGTGCTCATCCTAACATGGCTATG CAGTCTCAGGGTGCACCACCACCAGCTGCAGAGATGGAAGGAAAGTCCCTTGATGGAAAAGACCGGACTTCAACAAAGAAGTCGAACGGAAGTTCAGGAAATACTGGTGGCAAGCCTGGAGAAAGGGGGATGGCTGCTTCTGGTTCTGGAAACGACGATCCTTCACCAAG TAGTGCTGAAAGTGGAAGTGAGGGTACATCAGCTGCAAGTGATCAGGATACTAACCAGCAA GAGCTTACTGGGAATAAGAAGAGGAGCTTTGGCCAGATGCTTGCAGATG GTGCAAATGCACAGAACGCCAATATGGCTCAATACAGTGGTGTACCTGTTGAATCATCTTTCAGTACAAGGGAGCAACCTGCTGCAAATGTTGCAGTTTCAGTGCCAGGAAAGCCAGGAAAGTCTGTGGTAATTAGGCCTGCAACTAATTTGAACATAGGAATGGACCTTTGGAATACATCCTCTGGAGGTGTGCCCTTGAAGACAAGACCAAATGCATCCGGTGTCTCACCAGTAGTGGCTCCAGCACCAGTGGTTGGACGGGAGGGGTTTGTAGCTGAACACCTCTGGATTCAA GATGAACGTGAATTGAAAAGGCAGAGGAGGAAGCAGTCTAATCGGGAGTCAGCGAGAAGGTCAAGATTACGCAAACAG gctgAATGTGAAGAGCTACAATCGAAGGTGGAGGCACTATCAAATGAAAATCGTGCACTCAAAGATGAGCTGCAAAGGCTTGCTGAGGAATGCACAAAGCTAACATCTGAAAATAGTTCCATAATG GAAGAGCTGACTCGTTTGTATGGACCAGATGCAGTAGCTAATCTAGAAACTAATAATACAAAGACAGTTATTAATTCTGCAAAAGGTGACGGAGGCGGCAATGTACAAGATACTTCAAGGGGAGGTGGCTCAGTTCCTGGTCAGAAGGAAGGGAATTTCTTTAACTCTAATGGGAAGCTTGATTTAGTTTCTAATTAA
- the LOC122660530 gene encoding G-box-binding factor 1-like isoform X5 codes for MGSGDENTPAKPSKPTASTQETPTTPLYPDWSTPLQAYYGPGATPHPFFTSPVSSSPTPHPYLWGSQFFQHLIPPYGTPLPYPALYPHGGLCAHPNMAMGAPPPAAEMEGKSLDGKDRTSTKKSNGSSGNTGGKPGERGMAASGSGNDDPSPSSAESGSEGTSAASDQDTNQQELTGNKKRSFGQMLADGANAQNANMAQYSGVPVESSFSTREQPAANVAVSVPGKPGKSVVIRPATNLNIGMDLWNTSSGGVPLKTRPNASGVSPVVAPAPVVGREGFVAEHLWIQDERELKRQRRKQSNRESARRSRLRKQAECEELQSKVEALSNENRALKDELQRLAEECTKLTSENSSIMEELTRLYGPDAVANLETNNTKTVINSAKGDGGGNVQDTSRGGGSVPGQKEGNFFNSNGKLDLVSN; via the exons ATGGGCTCAGGGGATGAAAATACACCTGCTAAGCCCTCAAAACCAACTGCTTCAACTCAG GAGACACCTACAACACCTTTGTATCCTGATTGGTCAACTCCTTTGCAG GCATACTATGGTCCTGGTGCTACTCCACACCCCTTTTTCACCTCacctgtttcttcttctccaactcccCATCCTTATCTTTGGGGAAGTCAG TTTTTTCAGCATTTAATTCCACCATATGGAACCCCACTTCCATATCCTGCTCTATATCCTCATGGAGGACTTTGTGCTCATCCTAACATGGCTATG GGTGCACCACCACCAGCTGCAGAGATGGAAGGAAAGTCCCTTGATGGAAAAGACCGGACTTCAACAAAGAAGTCGAACGGAAGTTCAGGAAATACTGGTGGCAAGCCTGGAGAAAGGGGGATGGCTGCTTCTGGTTCTGGAAACGACGATCCTTCACCAAG TAGTGCTGAAAGTGGAAGTGAGGGTACATCAGCTGCAAGTGATCAGGATACTAACCAGCAA GAGCTTACTGGGAATAAGAAGAGGAGCTTTGGCCAGATGCTTGCAGATG GTGCAAATGCACAGAACGCCAATATGGCTCAATACAGTGGTGTACCTGTTGAATCATCTTTCAGTACAAGGGAGCAACCTGCTGCAAATGTTGCAGTTTCAGTGCCAGGAAAGCCAGGAAAGTCTGTGGTAATTAGGCCTGCAACTAATTTGAACATAGGAATGGACCTTTGGAATACATCCTCTGGAGGTGTGCCCTTGAAGACAAGACCAAATGCATCCGGTGTCTCACCAGTAGTGGCTCCAGCACCAGTGGTTGGACGGGAGGGGTTTGTAGCTGAACACCTCTGGATTCAA GATGAACGTGAATTGAAAAGGCAGAGGAGGAAGCAGTCTAATCGGGAGTCAGCGAGAAGGTCAAGATTACGCAAACAG gctgAATGTGAAGAGCTACAATCGAAGGTGGAGGCACTATCAAATGAAAATCGTGCACTCAAAGATGAGCTGCAAAGGCTTGCTGAGGAATGCACAAAGCTAACATCTGAAAATAGTTCCATAATG GAAGAGCTGACTCGTTTGTATGGACCAGATGCAGTAGCTAATCTAGAAACTAATAATACAAAGACAGTTATTAATTCTGCAAAAGGTGACGGAGGCGGCAATGTACAAGATACTTCAAGGGGAGGTGGCTCAGTTCCTGGTCAGAAGGAAGGGAATTTCTTTAACTCTAATGGGAAGCTTGATTTAGTTTCTAATTAA
- the LOC122660530 gene encoding G-box-binding factor 1-like isoform X6, which translates to MGSGDENTPAKPSKPTASTQETPTTPLYPDWSTPLQAYYGPGATPHPFFTSPVSSSPTPHPYLWGSQHLIPPYGTPLPYPALYPHGGLCAHPNMAMSQGAPPPAAEMEGKSLDGKDRTSTKKSNGSSGNTGGKPGERGMAASGSGNDDPSPSSAESGSEGTSAASDQDTNQQELTGNKKRSFGQMLADGANAQNANMAQYSGVPVESSFSTREQPAANVAVSVPGKPGKSVVIRPATNLNIGMDLWNTSSGGVPLKTRPNASGVSPVVAPAPVVGREGFVAEHLWIQDERELKRQRRKQSNRESARRSRLRKQAECEELQSKVEALSNENRALKDELQRLAEECTKLTSENSSIMEELTRLYGPDAVANLETNNTKTVINSAKGDGGGNVQDTSRGGGSVPGQKEGNFFNSNGKLDLVSN; encoded by the exons ATGGGCTCAGGGGATGAAAATACACCTGCTAAGCCCTCAAAACCAACTGCTTCAACTCAG GAGACACCTACAACACCTTTGTATCCTGATTGGTCAACTCCTTTGCAG GCATACTATGGTCCTGGTGCTACTCCACACCCCTTTTTCACCTCacctgtttcttcttctccaactcccCATCCTTATCTTTGGGGAAGTCAG CATTTAATTCCACCATATGGAACCCCACTTCCATATCCTGCTCTATATCCTCATGGAGGACTTTGTGCTCATCCTAACATGGCTATG TCTCAGGGTGCACCACCACCAGCTGCAGAGATGGAAGGAAAGTCCCTTGATGGAAAAGACCGGACTTCAACAAAGAAGTCGAACGGAAGTTCAGGAAATACTGGTGGCAAGCCTGGAGAAAGGGGGATGGCTGCTTCTGGTTCTGGAAACGACGATCCTTCACCAAG TAGTGCTGAAAGTGGAAGTGAGGGTACATCAGCTGCAAGTGATCAGGATACTAACCAGCAA GAGCTTACTGGGAATAAGAAGAGGAGCTTTGGCCAGATGCTTGCAGATG GTGCAAATGCACAGAACGCCAATATGGCTCAATACAGTGGTGTACCTGTTGAATCATCTTTCAGTACAAGGGAGCAACCTGCTGCAAATGTTGCAGTTTCAGTGCCAGGAAAGCCAGGAAAGTCTGTGGTAATTAGGCCTGCAACTAATTTGAACATAGGAATGGACCTTTGGAATACATCCTCTGGAGGTGTGCCCTTGAAGACAAGACCAAATGCATCCGGTGTCTCACCAGTAGTGGCTCCAGCACCAGTGGTTGGACGGGAGGGGTTTGTAGCTGAACACCTCTGGATTCAA GATGAACGTGAATTGAAAAGGCAGAGGAGGAAGCAGTCTAATCGGGAGTCAGCGAGAAGGTCAAGATTACGCAAACAG gctgAATGTGAAGAGCTACAATCGAAGGTGGAGGCACTATCAAATGAAAATCGTGCACTCAAAGATGAGCTGCAAAGGCTTGCTGAGGAATGCACAAAGCTAACATCTGAAAATAGTTCCATAATG GAAGAGCTGACTCGTTTGTATGGACCAGATGCAGTAGCTAATCTAGAAACTAATAATACAAAGACAGTTATTAATTCTGCAAAAGGTGACGGAGGCGGCAATGTACAAGATACTTCAAGGGGAGGTGGCTCAGTTCCTGGTCAGAAGGAAGGGAATTTCTTTAACTCTAATGGGAAGCTTGATTTAGTTTCTAATTAA
- the LOC122660530 gene encoding G-box-binding factor 1-like isoform X2 gives MGSGDENTPAKPSKPTASTQETPTTPLYPDWSTPLQAYYGPGATPHPFFTSPVSSSPTPHPYLWGSQFFQHLIPPYGTPLPYPALYPHGGLCAHPNMAMSQGAPPPAAEMEGKSLDGKDRTSTKKSNGSSGNTGGKPGERGMAASGSGNDDPSPSSAESGSEGTSAASDQDTNQQELTGNKKRSFGQMLADGANAQNANMAQYSGVPVESSFSTREQPAANVAVSVPGKPGKSVVIRPATNLNIGMDLWNTSSGGVPLKTRPNASGVSPVVAPAPVVGREGFVAEHLWIQDERELKRQRRKQSNRESARRSRLRKQAECEELQSKVEALSNENRALKDELQRLAEECTKLTSENSSIMEELTRLYGPDAVANLETNNTKTVINSAKGDGGGNVQDTSRGGGSVPGQKEGNFFNSNGKLDLVSN, from the exons ATGGGCTCAGGGGATGAAAATACACCTGCTAAGCCCTCAAAACCAACTGCTTCAACTCAG GAGACACCTACAACACCTTTGTATCCTGATTGGTCAACTCCTTTGCAG GCATACTATGGTCCTGGTGCTACTCCACACCCCTTTTTCACCTCacctgtttcttcttctccaactcccCATCCTTATCTTTGGGGAAGTCAG TTTTTTCAGCATTTAATTCCACCATATGGAACCCCACTTCCATATCCTGCTCTATATCCTCATGGAGGACTTTGTGCTCATCCTAACATGGCTATG TCTCAGGGTGCACCACCACCAGCTGCAGAGATGGAAGGAAAGTCCCTTGATGGAAAAGACCGGACTTCAACAAAGAAGTCGAACGGAAGTTCAGGAAATACTGGTGGCAAGCCTGGAGAAAGGGGGATGGCTGCTTCTGGTTCTGGAAACGACGATCCTTCACCAAG TAGTGCTGAAAGTGGAAGTGAGGGTACATCAGCTGCAAGTGATCAGGATACTAACCAGCAA GAGCTTACTGGGAATAAGAAGAGGAGCTTTGGCCAGATGCTTGCAGATG GTGCAAATGCACAGAACGCCAATATGGCTCAATACAGTGGTGTACCTGTTGAATCATCTTTCAGTACAAGGGAGCAACCTGCTGCAAATGTTGCAGTTTCAGTGCCAGGAAAGCCAGGAAAGTCTGTGGTAATTAGGCCTGCAACTAATTTGAACATAGGAATGGACCTTTGGAATACATCCTCTGGAGGTGTGCCCTTGAAGACAAGACCAAATGCATCCGGTGTCTCACCAGTAGTGGCTCCAGCACCAGTGGTTGGACGGGAGGGGTTTGTAGCTGAACACCTCTGGATTCAA GATGAACGTGAATTGAAAAGGCAGAGGAGGAAGCAGTCTAATCGGGAGTCAGCGAGAAGGTCAAGATTACGCAAACAG gctgAATGTGAAGAGCTACAATCGAAGGTGGAGGCACTATCAAATGAAAATCGTGCACTCAAAGATGAGCTGCAAAGGCTTGCTGAGGAATGCACAAAGCTAACATCTGAAAATAGTTCCATAATG GAAGAGCTGACTCGTTTGTATGGACCAGATGCAGTAGCTAATCTAGAAACTAATAATACAAAGACAGTTATTAATTCTGCAAAAGGTGACGGAGGCGGCAATGTACAAGATACTTCAAGGGGAGGTGGCTCAGTTCCTGGTCAGAAGGAAGGGAATTTCTTTAACTCTAATGGGAAGCTTGATTTAGTTTCTAATTAA
- the LOC122660530 gene encoding G-box-binding factor 1-like isoform X15, with protein MGSGDENTPAKPSKPTASTQSQGAPPPAAEMEGKSLDGKDRTSTKKSNGSSGNTGGKPGERGMAASGSGNDDPSPSSAESGSEGTSAASDQDTNQQELTGNKKRSFGQMLADGANAQNANMAQYSGVPVESSFSTREQPAANVAVSVPGKPGKSVVIRPATNLNIGMDLWNTSSGGVPLKTRPNASGVSPVVAPAPVVGREGFVAEHLWIQDERELKRQRRKQSNRESARRSRLRKQAECEELQSKVEALSNENRALKDELQRLAEECTKLTSENSSIMEELTRLYGPDAVANLETNNTKTVINSAKGDGGGNVQDTSRGGGSVPGQKEGNFFNSNGKLDLVSN; from the exons ATGGGCTCAGGGGATGAAAATACACCTGCTAAGCCCTCAAAACCAACTGCTTCAACTCAG TCTCAGGGTGCACCACCACCAGCTGCAGAGATGGAAGGAAAGTCCCTTGATGGAAAAGACCGGACTTCAACAAAGAAGTCGAACGGAAGTTCAGGAAATACTGGTGGCAAGCCTGGAGAAAGGGGGATGGCTGCTTCTGGTTCTGGAAACGACGATCCTTCACCAAG TAGTGCTGAAAGTGGAAGTGAGGGTACATCAGCTGCAAGTGATCAGGATACTAACCAGCAA GAGCTTACTGGGAATAAGAAGAGGAGCTTTGGCCAGATGCTTGCAGATG GTGCAAATGCACAGAACGCCAATATGGCTCAATACAGTGGTGTACCTGTTGAATCATCTTTCAGTACAAGGGAGCAACCTGCTGCAAATGTTGCAGTTTCAGTGCCAGGAAAGCCAGGAAAGTCTGTGGTAATTAGGCCTGCAACTAATTTGAACATAGGAATGGACCTTTGGAATACATCCTCTGGAGGTGTGCCCTTGAAGACAAGACCAAATGCATCCGGTGTCTCACCAGTAGTGGCTCCAGCACCAGTGGTTGGACGGGAGGGGTTTGTAGCTGAACACCTCTGGATTCAA GATGAACGTGAATTGAAAAGGCAGAGGAGGAAGCAGTCTAATCGGGAGTCAGCGAGAAGGTCAAGATTACGCAAACAG gctgAATGTGAAGAGCTACAATCGAAGGTGGAGGCACTATCAAATGAAAATCGTGCACTCAAAGATGAGCTGCAAAGGCTTGCTGAGGAATGCACAAAGCTAACATCTGAAAATAGTTCCATAATG GAAGAGCTGACTCGTTTGTATGGACCAGATGCAGTAGCTAATCTAGAAACTAATAATACAAAGACAGTTATTAATTCTGCAAAAGGTGACGGAGGCGGCAATGTACAAGATACTTCAAGGGGAGGTGGCTCAGTTCCTGGTCAGAAGGAAGGGAATTTCTTTAACTCTAATGGGAAGCTTGATTTAGTTTCTAATTAA